A DNA window from Micromonospora inyonensis contains the following coding sequences:
- a CDS encoding phage tail protein encodes MAGGDPGTSVHFRLQVDGIDLGDWNSCDGLGCEVELEQYQEGGNNEFVWQLPSRLRYTNVTLTRPLTRDTAKVSNYIAQLPSGVRRGTAQIAALRPDLALLVQWGLADVVLVRWSGPSFDPNRSEVASESIELAYHGFLEVG; translated from the coding sequence ATGGCCGGTGGCGACCCCGGGACGAGCGTCCACTTCCGGCTCCAGGTCGACGGCATCGACCTGGGCGACTGGAACAGCTGTGACGGCCTCGGCTGCGAAGTGGAGCTGGAACAGTACCAGGAGGGCGGCAACAACGAGTTCGTCTGGCAGCTCCCGTCGCGGTTGCGGTACACGAACGTCACCCTGACCCGCCCGCTGACCCGGGACACCGCCAAGGTCTCCAACTACATCGCCCAACTGCCCAGCGGGGTGCGCCGAGGGACCGCGCAGATCGCGGCGCTCCGGCCCGACCTGGCGCTGCTGGTGCAGTGGGGGCTGGCGGACGTGGTCCTGGTGCGGTGGTCGGGGCCGTCCTTCGACCCGAACCGCTCCGAGGTGGCCAGCGAGAGCATCGAGCTGGCGTACCACGGCTTCCTGGAGGTCGGCTGA
- a CDS encoding PAAR domain-containing protein, with the protein MPPAARIGDQISHLATGLTPGPPTGTIGPPGGRALPPGAPSAPLLGVNSVLIAGKPAAVVGTVCVCDKPPQHAVHLLTNRIVPAVPPPLRRVLIGGHQAARRGDATTCRAMVSTGAPTVLIGG; encoded by the coding sequence ATGCCACCGGCCGCGCGCATCGGTGACCAGATCAGCCACCTCGCCACCGGGCTTACCCCCGGGCCACCCACCGGGACGATCGGCCCACCCGGCGGGCGGGCCCTGCCACCCGGAGCACCCAGCGCCCCGCTGCTCGGGGTCAACAGCGTGCTCATCGCCGGCAAGCCCGCCGCCGTGGTCGGCACCGTCTGCGTCTGCGACAAGCCGCCGCAGCACGCCGTGCACCTGCTGACCAACCGGATCGTGCCGGCCGTTCCGCCGCCGCTGCGCCGGGTGCTGATCGGCGGGCACCAGGCCGCGCGCCGGGGCGACGCCACCACCTGCCGGGCCATGGTGAGCACCGGCGCGCCGACCGTGCTGATCGGCGGGTGA
- a CDS encoding helix-turn-helix transcriptional regulator produces the protein MSTVDPPEVGGPMPVVVRWDHLAGERWPELADLTADGLVLLVLPHETTVAPLALLAAGVRAVLRDGDGTDELDLARSAVLTGGSYLSRSVAASVGGRPDGDGRGDPASLGPREVETLRCIAQGLTHRQAAHRLGVTEQTINTYAKRLRRKLGAANKAELTLRAVELGHLSV, from the coding sequence ATGTCGACCGTCGACCCGCCCGAAGTCGGTGGACCCATGCCGGTCGTGGTTCGGTGGGACCACCTGGCCGGCGAACGTTGGCCGGAGCTGGCCGACCTTACCGCCGACGGGCTGGTCCTCCTCGTGTTGCCCCACGAGACGACGGTCGCCCCGTTGGCGCTGCTCGCCGCCGGGGTCCGGGCCGTCCTACGGGACGGCGACGGCACCGACGAGCTGGATCTGGCCCGGTCGGCGGTGCTCACCGGCGGGTCGTACCTGTCGCGGAGCGTGGCCGCGTCGGTCGGCGGCCGGCCGGACGGCGACGGCCGGGGAGACCCGGCGTCCCTGGGCCCCCGGGAAGTGGAGACGCTCCGGTGCATCGCCCAGGGCCTCACCCACCGGCAGGCCGCACACCGCCTCGGAGTCACGGAACAGACCATCAACACGTACGCGAAGCGGCTGCGCCGCAAGCTCGGCGCCGCCAACAAGGCCGAGCTGACCCTGCGCGCGGTCGAACTCGGCCATCTGTCGGTGTGA
- a CDS encoding NADase-type glycan-binding domain-containing protein, which produces MRICGNCGAEVAPGDGFCGTCGAFLAWDATDTAPAPATMTARDAPASDGATPAATATGTPAGTGGTAAAETPARTPTEPTEPAAKPAAGTGDVEHEEHRAQERDLRRAAALVVPVRPADETNPTPPPDRAAVTPPPAADRPPVAGQPGAVLPGRPVAPTPEVRDFAGDRAGGADDVVCPACGTTNRGGSSFCRGCGRPLIATAQPTVVVPWWRRLRWPRRRPGRGRLRRLLAVLVALVLVAGAVWAVARFAGPVVDAVRDRTAKPEAVLPSTVTASSEASGHPARSTVDGLNNRYWAPAADRPATGQYVELTFDPPIRLMDLIVHTGASPQQDAFVRQGRPAELTMTLWTRDGTSSTTVLRLTDRPGPQSFHHVTGGVARLRLTVDASYGAQQGRQVALAEIEVFRRP; this is translated from the coding sequence GTGAGGATCTGCGGCAACTGCGGCGCCGAGGTGGCCCCCGGCGACGGCTTCTGCGGCACCTGCGGCGCCTTCCTTGCCTGGGACGCCACCGACACGGCACCCGCGCCGGCGACCATGACCGCCAGGGACGCCCCAGCCAGCGACGGCGCCACGCCGGCCGCGACTGCGACCGGAACGCCGGCCGGGACGGGCGGGACGGCGGCGGCGGAAACGCCGGCCAGGACACCGACTGAACCGACTGAACCGGCGGCCAAGCCGGCGGCCGGGACCGGGGACGTCGAGCACGAGGAACACCGGGCGCAGGAGCGGGATCTTCGGCGGGCCGCCGCGCTCGTGGTCCCGGTGCGCCCCGCCGACGAAACCAATCCCACCCCGCCGCCCGACCGGGCCGCCGTCACCCCACCGCCGGCCGCCGACCGGCCTCCCGTCGCCGGCCAACCCGGCGCGGTGCTTCCGGGCCGGCCCGTCGCGCCCACGCCCGAGGTCCGCGACTTCGCCGGTGACCGGGCCGGCGGCGCGGACGACGTGGTCTGCCCGGCCTGCGGGACCACCAACCGGGGCGGCAGCTCGTTCTGCCGGGGGTGCGGCCGGCCGCTGATCGCGACGGCCCAACCGACGGTGGTCGTACCGTGGTGGCGGCGGCTGCGGTGGCCCCGGCGGCGGCCCGGCCGGGGCCGGCTGCGGCGGCTGCTCGCGGTGCTGGTGGCCCTGGTCCTGGTCGCCGGGGCGGTCTGGGCTGTCGCCCGTTTCGCCGGCCCGGTCGTCGACGCGGTCCGGGACCGGACGGCGAAGCCCGAGGCGGTCCTGCCGAGCACGGTGACGGCCTCCAGTGAGGCGTCCGGCCACCCCGCCCGGTCCACCGTGGACGGCCTGAACAACCGGTACTGGGCGCCCGCCGCCGACCGGCCGGCCACCGGCCAGTACGTGGAGCTGACCTTCGACCCGCCGATCCGGCTGATGGATCTCATCGTGCACACCGGGGCGTCCCCGCAGCAGGACGCGTTCGTCCGGCAGGGGAGGCCGGCCGAGCTGACGATGACCCTGTGGACCAGGGACGGCACGAGCAGCACCACGGTGCTGCGCCTGACCGACCGGCCCGGACCGCAGAGTTTCCACCACGTGACGGGCGGGGTGGCCCGGCTCCGGTTGACCGTTGACGCCAGCTACGGCGCGCAGCAGGGACGGCAGGTGGCGCTGGCCGAGATCGAGGTGTTCAGGCGGCCGTGA
- a CDS encoding response regulator transcription factor, with the protein MYDVCVVVSEPLARRGVHQLIDGNDLVRCLLTVDTASEVTAAGGGPDMVVVLVDPLPQVVRWSCARHPTLVMMPESTKATTLEAIRAGARSVVSTATERTQMRIALNVTATGGFYLCPMLAARLRADADGPVPERPVGGGRSGSAVTGGRGAAGGGGPACAPGPGPGRDRTRSRAPRRPALAPREAATLELIAQGLTHAQTARRLGISEATVNTYVARIRSKLDVGNKAELTLKAITLGLVQRRRSGVDPVT; encoded by the coding sequence ATGTACGACGTGTGTGTGGTGGTGTCCGAGCCGCTGGCCCGGCGCGGGGTGCACCAGCTGATCGACGGCAATGACCTGGTCCGGTGCCTGCTCACCGTCGACACGGCGAGCGAGGTGACCGCAGCCGGCGGGGGCCCCGACATGGTCGTGGTCCTGGTCGACCCGCTGCCGCAGGTGGTCCGGTGGTCCTGCGCCCGACACCCGACCCTGGTGATGATGCCGGAGTCGACGAAGGCCACGACGCTGGAGGCGATCCGGGCCGGCGCCCGCTCGGTGGTGAGCACCGCGACCGAGCGTACGCAGATGCGGATCGCCCTCAACGTCACCGCGACCGGCGGGTTCTACCTGTGCCCGATGCTCGCCGCCCGGCTCCGCGCCGACGCGGACGGCCCCGTCCCGGAGCGCCCGGTCGGCGGCGGCCGGTCCGGCAGCGCGGTCACCGGCGGTCGGGGGGCGGCCGGCGGCGGGGGCCCGGCCTGCGCGCCGGGTCCCGGGCCGGGCCGGGACCGGACACGTTCCCGGGCGCCCCGCCGGCCCGCGCTCGCTCCCCGGGAGGCGGCGACCCTGGAGCTGATCGCCCAAGGCCTGACGCATGCCCAGACGGCCCGCAGGCTGGGCATCTCCGAGGCCACGGTGAACACCTACGTCGCCCGGATCAGGTCGAAGCTCGACGTCGGGAACAAGGCCGAGCTGACCCTGAAGGCGATCACCCTCGGGTTGGTGCAGCGTCGCCGCTCCGGCGTCGACCCGGTCACCTGA
- a CDS encoding peptidase M23, translating into MRSRAGKVAAHLQRYQPPTSGGSQPGGTLGGPIAFMFNPQQLALTKSANWIPHVVRGAADVGVAEFSGSGPRTLSLEIFLDTTDTHSRSVQERVDALLTCCVPTKASIAAKAPSPPWVKFAWGQFQTVSFYSYVSQINATYSLFGPDGTPLRATCSLTLNEVSGATPGQNPTSGSRTARRVHRLVAGDSLELLAHREYGDPAAWRVIAEANDIDDPVRLRTGRQLLLPAPDELRTQEGPHVQR; encoded by the coding sequence ATGCGGTCGCGGGCCGGCAAGGTGGCGGCGCACCTCCAGCGGTACCAGCCGCCCACGTCCGGCGGGAGCCAGCCCGGCGGGACCCTCGGCGGGCCGATCGCCTTCATGTTCAACCCGCAGCAGCTCGCCCTGACCAAGTCGGCGAACTGGATCCCGCACGTGGTACGCGGCGCGGCGGACGTCGGCGTCGCCGAGTTCAGCGGGTCCGGGCCCCGGACGCTGAGCCTGGAGATCTTTCTCGACACCACGGACACCCACTCCCGCAGCGTCCAGGAACGGGTCGACGCCCTGCTCACCTGCTGCGTGCCGACGAAGGCGAGCATCGCGGCGAAGGCGCCGTCCCCACCGTGGGTGAAGTTCGCCTGGGGGCAGTTCCAGACCGTCTCCTTCTACTCGTACGTCAGCCAGATCAACGCCACGTACAGCCTGTTCGGCCCGGACGGCACCCCGCTGCGGGCCACCTGCTCGCTGACGCTCAACGAGGTCAGCGGCGCCACCCCCGGGCAGAACCCGACGTCGGGCAGCCGCACCGCTCGCCGGGTGCACCGGCTGGTGGCCGGGGACTCCCTGGAGCTGCTGGCCCACCGCGAGTACGGGGACCCGGCCGCGTGGCGGGTCATCGCGGAGGCCAACGACATCGACGACCCGGTCCGGTTGCGGACAGGCCGCCAACTGCTGCTGCCCGCCCCCGACGAACTGCGCACCCAGGAGGGGCCCCATGTCCAGCGGTGA
- a CDS encoding phage tail protein: MRVAIEGLATPDPLGRRLPAVYAADDLAQRLTDAYDQVIAPVHATLDSLWAYFDPALAPPDFVDWLGGWVAAGGGRDAAPDERRRVVAGAVARHRVRGTAAGLAEEIRLATGVTPEVAESGGTAWSATPGAELPGSAEPALTVRIRVSEPTAALEARLRAVVEANRPAHVPYTVEVLSLDDGPAAGGPR; the protein is encoded by the coding sequence ATGCGCGTCGCCATCGAGGGGCTGGCCACGCCCGACCCGCTGGGTCGGCGGCTGCCCGCCGTCTACGCCGCCGACGATCTGGCCCAACGCCTGACCGACGCGTACGACCAGGTCATCGCGCCGGTGCACGCCACGCTGGACAGCCTGTGGGCGTACTTCGACCCGGCGCTGGCCCCGCCGGACTTCGTGGACTGGCTGGGTGGCTGGGTCGCTGCCGGGGGCGGGCGCGACGCGGCCCCCGACGAGCGCCGCCGGGTGGTCGCGGGCGCGGTCGCCCGGCACCGGGTGCGCGGCACCGCCGCCGGGCTCGCCGAGGAGATCCGGCTCGCCACCGGCGTTACCCCCGAGGTCGCCGAGAGCGGCGGGACCGCCTGGTCCGCCACCCCGGGCGCCGAGCTGCCCGGCTCCGCCGAGCCCGCCCTGACCGTACGGATCAGGGTGTCCGAGCCCACCGCGGCCCTGGAGGCCCGGCTCCGGGCGGTGGTCGAGGCGAATCGGCCGGCACACGTGCCATACACCGTGGAGGTGCTGTCGCTGGACGACGGTCCGGCGGCGGGCGGGCCCCGGTGA
- a CDS encoding DUF6760 family protein, with amino-acid sequence MTYGADRLHEEVSYVAYHFHWPRAEILDLTHTERARYVGEIARINTRMNEGQ; translated from the coding sequence GTGACGTACGGGGCCGACCGGCTCCACGAGGAGGTTTCGTACGTCGCTTACCACTTCCACTGGCCGCGCGCCGAGATCCTCGATCTCACCCACACCGAGCGGGCCCGGTACGTGGGTGAGATCGCCCGCATCAACACCAGGATGAACGAAGGTCAGTGA
- a CDS encoding GPW/gp25 family protein → MAEQFIGAGWAFPLRTDATGGIALVDREREIVEAIQLILGTAPGERPMRPEFGCGVHDYVFAPADENTAGRIAFEVRRALDRWEPRIDVHDVVIGFDAEDAGVLYIDVRYSIRGTNDPRNLVFPFYVIPSHEESAA, encoded by the coding sequence GTGGCGGAGCAGTTCATCGGGGCGGGCTGGGCGTTCCCGCTGCGTACCGACGCCACCGGCGGGATCGCCCTGGTCGACCGGGAGCGGGAGATCGTTGAGGCGATCCAGCTCATCCTCGGCACCGCCCCGGGCGAGCGGCCGATGCGGCCGGAGTTCGGCTGCGGGGTGCATGACTACGTCTTCGCCCCCGCCGACGAGAACACCGCCGGGCGCATCGCCTTCGAGGTACGCCGGGCACTGGACCGGTGGGAGCCTCGGATCGACGTCCACGACGTCGTGATCGGCTTTGACGCCGAGGACGCCGGGGTGCTCTACATCGACGTCCGGTACTCGATCCGGGGCACCAACGACCCCCGCAACCTGGTCTTCCCGTTCTACGTCATCCCGTCCCACGAGGAAAGCGCCGCCTGA
- a CDS encoding AfsR/SARP family transcriptional regulator: MISRDRPAAASEGRRYLRLRCFGGFRLEPDGVPVDWSGVRPRIRTLMRYLAAEAGQPVHRERITAALWPGLPDRAAVNNLHVGVSTLRTFLEPGVARGASRFIVRDGSSYRLDVGAGGVCDVSAFEAALAAVRRARSTGEDAAAVAALRGALDHYTGDLLPEDGPADWVLAGRDRHRTRATEAAVLLARLELNRGRARAAATAARRALELDGYHDDGWRLLVTAQRRAGDVAASQRSQQTYERMLRSLGVARPADTRPVHVTAA; encoded by the coding sequence ATGATTTCGAGGGATCGTCCGGCAGCCGCCTCCGAAGGGCGCCGGTACCTGCGGTTGCGCTGCTTCGGCGGGTTCCGGCTGGAGCCGGACGGCGTCCCGGTGGACTGGTCGGGCGTGCGCCCCCGGATCCGGACCCTGATGCGTTACCTCGCGGCGGAGGCCGGTCAGCCGGTACACCGGGAGCGGATCACGGCGGCGCTCTGGCCGGGGCTGCCGGACCGGGCCGCGGTCAACAACCTGCACGTCGGCGTCTCGACGCTGCGTACCTTCCTGGAGCCCGGCGTGGCCCGGGGCGCGTCCCGGTTCATCGTCCGCGACGGGTCGTCGTACCGGTTGGACGTGGGGGCGGGCGGTGTCTGTGACGTGTCGGCTTTCGAAGCGGCGCTGGCCGCCGTTCGGCGGGCCCGGTCGACCGGCGAGGACGCGGCTGCGGTCGCGGCGCTCCGTGGCGCGCTCGACCACTACACCGGTGACCTGCTGCCCGAGGACGGACCAGCCGATTGGGTGCTCGCCGGCCGGGACCGACACCGGACCCGAGCGACGGAGGCGGCGGTGCTGCTCGCCAGGCTGGAGCTGAACCGGGGACGGGCCCGGGCCGCGGCGACGGCGGCCCGGCGGGCGCTGGAGCTGGACGGTTACCACGACGACGGATGGCGGCTACTGGTCACCGCGCAGCGCCGGGCCGGCGACGTGGCGGCGTCCCAACGCAGCCAGCAGACGTACGAGCGGATGCTCCGCTCGCTCGGCGTCGCCCGGCCGGCCGACACCCGACCCGTACACGTCACGGCCGCCTGA
- a CDS encoding phage tail protein: MASGDTLIVHSFQVELGGIQVELVQEVSGLTVELDSIEVKSVTPTGELIIRKIPGARKAGEVTITRGLDQSSAFTDWIKETFLKGAVEAARQNISIILNNADKSETRRFDLTNAWVSRWEGPGLKAGDPTAATEKVTVVYEEISAQ; the protein is encoded by the coding sequence ATGGCCAGTGGTGACACCCTCATCGTGCACAGCTTCCAGGTGGAGCTGGGCGGCATCCAGGTGGAGCTGGTGCAGGAGGTCAGCGGCCTGACCGTCGAGCTGGACTCGATCGAGGTCAAGTCGGTGACCCCCACCGGCGAGCTGATCATCCGCAAGATTCCCGGGGCCCGGAAGGCCGGCGAGGTGACCATCACCCGGGGGCTCGACCAGAGCAGCGCCTTCACCGACTGGATCAAGGAGACGTTCCTCAAGGGCGCGGTGGAGGCGGCCCGGCAGAACATCAGCATCATCCTCAACAACGCCGACAAGTCCGAGACCCGGCGCTTCGACCTGACCAACGCGTGGGTGAGCAGGTGGGAGGGGCCGGGACTCAAGGCTGGCGACCCGACGGCGGCGACCGAGAAGGTCACCGTGGTGTACGAGGAGATCAGCGCGCAATGA
- a CDS encoding VgrG-related protein, with product MSSGDHTNNLVVGLPGPLLRAWADRLVSAVVEDSTNLAATATLRFRDQQSRFLGDNGVTIGTDLTVRVRTGHDAAPLPLFSGEVVTLESEYDGVGTFTTVRALDLSHRLMRGQRVRSFVNRKASDIAREVAAAAGIPVGRIDPTPTVYETVTQPNVNDWEFLKMLAVDNDAEVVVVDGRFEFRRSVRASAAPGAGVTAEQSPFVVEMNENLLSVRSTVTSVGQVAGVTVRGWDVRAKRPVRTEVTTDASDEVQIGTTPGKVSRPFGTARLCVADVPYRTAAETRAVAGAVAADVTAAFAELEVGIRGNPRLRAGVPLSLQRVGSPFEGKYTTTASRHVFGAAQFYETWLTVSGRQDRSTWGLATAAAAPARAMRVPGLAVGIVTNTKADVDRRHPERVGQGWVRLRFPWLTDAPDYETDWVRTVQLGGVGGGGVFCPEVNDEVLVGFEQGLLDRPYVIGGLYNGVDKPSPHDGPLVDASSGRVNRRSFASRSGDRIEFLESQLPAGPRGIRLCTSRDRLTVHLDERRTAVIIHSDGSVEIEARQQVMVKGRGITLDAGTGELTLRGRSVTVDGGTQVDIQAPLVKLN from the coding sequence ATGTCCAGCGGTGACCACACCAACAACCTGGTCGTCGGCCTGCCCGGGCCGCTGCTCCGGGCCTGGGCCGACCGGCTGGTCTCGGCGGTCGTGGAGGACAGCACCAACCTGGCCGCGACGGCCACCCTGCGCTTCCGGGACCAGCAGAGCCGGTTCCTGGGCGACAACGGGGTCACCATCGGCACCGACCTGACCGTCCGGGTCCGCACCGGCCACGACGCCGCCCCGCTGCCGCTGTTCAGCGGCGAGGTGGTGACCCTGGAGTCGGAGTACGACGGCGTCGGCACCTTCACCACCGTCCGGGCCCTGGACCTGTCCCACCGGCTGATGCGGGGTCAGCGGGTCCGCAGCTTCGTCAACCGCAAGGCCTCCGACATCGCCCGGGAGGTCGCAGCCGCCGCCGGGATTCCGGTCGGCCGGATCGACCCCACCCCGACCGTGTACGAGACGGTCACCCAGCCGAACGTCAACGACTGGGAGTTCCTCAAGATGCTGGCGGTCGACAACGACGCCGAGGTGGTGGTCGTCGACGGCAGGTTCGAGTTCCGGCGGTCGGTGCGGGCCTCCGCCGCCCCGGGCGCCGGGGTCACCGCCGAGCAGAGCCCGTTCGTCGTCGAGATGAACGAGAACCTTCTGTCGGTGCGCTCCACCGTGACCTCGGTCGGCCAGGTGGCCGGGGTCACCGTGCGAGGGTGGGACGTCCGGGCCAAGCGGCCGGTCCGTACCGAGGTCACCACCGACGCCAGCGACGAGGTGCAGATCGGCACCACCCCGGGAAAGGTGTCCCGGCCCTTCGGCACGGCCCGGCTCTGCGTGGCGGACGTGCCGTACCGGACGGCGGCCGAGACCCGGGCGGTCGCCGGCGCGGTGGCTGCCGACGTGACGGCGGCGTTCGCGGAGCTGGAGGTCGGCATCCGGGGCAACCCCCGGCTGCGGGCCGGGGTGCCGCTGTCGTTGCAGCGGGTGGGCAGCCCGTTCGAGGGGAAGTACACGACCACCGCCAGCCGGCACGTCTTCGGCGCTGCCCAGTTCTACGAGACGTGGCTGACGGTCAGCGGCCGGCAGGACCGGTCGACGTGGGGCCTGGCCACGGCCGCCGCCGCGCCGGCCCGGGCGATGCGGGTGCCGGGGCTCGCCGTCGGGATCGTCACCAACACCAAGGCCGACGTGGACCGCCGCCATCCCGAGAGGGTGGGCCAGGGCTGGGTGCGGTTGCGGTTCCCCTGGCTGACCGACGCCCCGGACTACGAGACCGACTGGGTGCGGACGGTGCAGCTCGGCGGGGTCGGCGGGGGTGGGGTGTTCTGTCCGGAGGTCAACGACGAGGTGCTGGTCGGCTTCGAGCAGGGCCTGTTGGACCGCCCGTACGTCATCGGTGGGCTCTACAACGGGGTGGACAAGCCATCCCCGCACGACGGCCCGCTGGTGGACGCCTCGTCCGGGCGGGTGAACCGGCGCTCGTTCGCGTCCCGCAGCGGGGACCGGATCGAGTTCCTGGAGTCCCAGCTCCCCGCCGGGCCCCGGGGGATCCGGCTGTGCACGTCCCGGGACCGACTCACCGTGCACCTCGACGAGCGGCGTACGGCGGTGATCATCCACAGCGACGGCAGCGTCGAGATCGAGGCCCGGCAGCAGGTCATGGTGAAGGGGCGCGGGATCACCCTCGACGCCGGAACCGGTGAGCTGACCCTCAGGGGCCGGTCGGTGACCGTCGACGGCGGCACCCAGGTCGACATCCAGGCACCACTCGTCAAGCTCAACTGA
- a CDS encoding putative baseplate assembly protein — MPLPAPNLDDRRFQQLVDEAKRFIQQRCPEWSDHNVSDPGVTLVETFAHMVDQLLYRLNRVPEKNYLAFLDLIGVRPFPPTAARGDVTFWLSGPQTQPVVLRAGTEVGTERTQTDEAIVFTTAADLAVVPCELTRLRSHPAQGPPVDRTEDLLDGRDVACFPAAPSVGDAMLLGLSAAVPSCAVLLRMDSRVEGVGVDPRQPPLVWEAWTGEDWSPCDVDHDDTGGLNRPGEVVLHMPATHVTSVVAGLRAGWLRCRLVEARPGQPFYAASPTVRSVEAATIGGTVTAVHAETVLGEQVGEAEGVPGQRFTVARPPIVPDEHPLMVETADGAGWLEWTEVDTFNGSGPDDRHVAVDRTAGEILFGPAVRQPDGALRRYGAVPAAGSQVRVRRYRTGGGHSGNVARGALAVLRSSMPYISGVENRGPATGGVDGETVAEARLRGPVQLRAQDRAVTARDYELLARHACPAAARVRCLPAGDGSAAGGVRLLVVPEVVADEEGRLHFEDLVPPDGMLATIAEHLDARRPVGTRLMVEPPFYQGVTVAARLVPRPDTAAAQLRAEATATLYRYLDPVRGGSEGTGWPFGRQVHSGEIFGVLQRLPGVEVVEEVRMFPADPLTGRRGEQVTRIELDRHALAFSHQHQVRVDERPPGA, encoded by the coding sequence ATGCCGCTGCCCGCGCCCAACCTGGACGACCGTCGCTTCCAGCAGCTCGTCGACGAGGCGAAACGCTTCATCCAGCAGCGCTGCCCGGAGTGGAGCGACCACAACGTCTCCGATCCCGGGGTGACCCTGGTCGAAACGTTCGCCCACATGGTCGACCAGCTCCTGTACCGGCTCAACCGGGTGCCGGAGAAGAACTACCTGGCCTTCCTCGACCTGATCGGCGTCCGGCCGTTCCCGCCCACGGCCGCCCGGGGGGACGTCACGTTCTGGCTCTCGGGCCCGCAGACCCAGCCGGTGGTGCTGCGCGCCGGCACCGAGGTCGGCACGGAACGGACCCAGACCGACGAGGCCATCGTGTTCACCACCGCCGCGGACCTGGCGGTGGTGCCCTGCGAGCTGACCCGGCTGCGCAGCCACCCCGCTCAGGGCCCTCCAGTGGACCGGACCGAGGATCTGCTCGACGGCCGGGACGTGGCCTGCTTCCCGGCCGCCCCCTCGGTCGGGGACGCCATGCTGCTCGGTCTCTCCGCCGCAGTCCCCTCCTGTGCGGTCCTGCTGCGGATGGACAGCCGGGTGGAGGGCGTCGGCGTGGACCCGCGCCAGCCGCCGCTGGTGTGGGAGGCGTGGACCGGCGAGGACTGGTCGCCCTGCGATGTCGACCACGACGACACCGGCGGGCTGAACAGGCCGGGCGAGGTGGTACTGCACATGCCGGCCACCCACGTCACCTCCGTGGTGGCCGGGTTGCGGGCCGGCTGGCTGCGGTGCCGGCTGGTCGAGGCCCGACCCGGCCAGCCCTTCTACGCCGCCTCCCCGACCGTGCGCTCGGTCGAGGCGGCCACGATCGGCGGCACGGTCACCGCCGTGCACGCCGAGACCGTCCTCGGCGAGCAGGTCGGGGAGGCCGAGGGGGTGCCCGGCCAGCGATTCACGGTGGCCCGGCCGCCGATCGTCCCCGACGAGCACCCGCTGATGGTGGAGACCGCCGACGGTGCGGGGTGGCTGGAGTGGACCGAGGTGGACACGTTCAACGGATCCGGGCCGGACGACCGGCACGTCGCCGTCGACCGGACCGCCGGGGAGATCCTGTTCGGGCCGGCCGTCCGGCAACCCGATGGCGCCCTGCGCCGGTACGGCGCCGTACCCGCCGCCGGGTCGCAGGTCCGGGTTCGGCGCTACCGCACCGGGGGCGGACACAGCGGCAACGTCGCCCGGGGCGCCCTGGCCGTCCTGCGCAGCTCCATGCCATACATCTCAGGGGTGGAGAACCGGGGCCCGGCCACCGGCGGCGTTGACGGGGAGACCGTGGCGGAGGCCCGGCTGCGCGGGCCGGTGCAGCTGCGCGCGCAGGACCGGGCGGTGACCGCCCGCGACTACGAGCTGCTGGCCCGGCATGCCTGCCCCGCCGCGGCCCGGGTCCGGTGCCTGCCCGCCGGTGACGGCAGCGCGGCCGGCGGGGTCCGGCTGCTGGTCGTGCCGGAGGTGGTCGCCGACGAGGAGGGCCGACTCCACTTCGAGGACCTGGTGCCTCCGGACGGGATGCTCGCCACCATCGCCGAGCACCTCGACGCCCGCCGCCCGGTGGGCACCCGGCTCATGGTGGAGCCGCCCTTCTACCAGGGCGTCACGGTCGCGGCCAGGCTTGTTCCCCGCCCCGACACGGCTGCCGCACAGCTCCGCGCCGAGGCGACGGCCACCCTGTACCGGTACCTCGACCCGGTACGCGGCGGGTCGGAGGGGACCGGGTGGCCGTTCGGGCGGCAGGTGCACTCCGGGGAGATCTTCGGGGTCCTGCAACGGCTGCCGGGGGTCGAGGTGGTCGAGGAGGTACGGATGTTCCCCGCCGACCCGCTGACCGGCCGCCGGGGCGAGCAGGTGACCCGGATCGAGCTGGACCGGCACGCCCTCGCCTTCTCCCACCAGCACCAGGTCCGGGTCGACGAGCGCCCGCCGGGCGCCTGA